A window of the Cannabis sativa cultivar Pink pepper isolate KNU-18-1 chromosome X, ASM2916894v1, whole genome shotgun sequence genome harbors these coding sequences:
- the LOC133032125 gene encoding glutathione S-transferase T3-like — MEKSTIDLNVETSSASASASETHHIGLENVVIDNENLPSQRSKLKWSKEANILLISGRLNTSKDVVVGNDQTSAKFLDRIAEYFNTNHKGEERRTGKQCKDHWGKMNQKVTRFNGCYKRVQQAHHSG; from the coding sequence ATGGAAAAGAGTACAATTGATTTGAATGTTGAAACTTCATCGGCATCGGCATCAGCATCTGAAACCCATCATATAGGGCTGGAAAATGTGGTTATAGACAATGAAAATCTACCAAGCCAGAGAAGTAAACTCAAGTGGAGCAAAGAAGCAAATATACTTTTAATAAGTGGACGGCTTAATACATCTAAGGATGTTGTGGTAGGAAATGACCAAACTTCTGCTAAATTTTTGGATCGAATCGCAGAATACTTCAATACCAACCACAAAGGTGAAGAACGAAGAACTGGAAAACAATGCAAAGATCATTGGGGCAAGATGAATCAAAAGGTGACGCGTTTCAATGGGTGTTATAAACGAGTACAACAAGCACATCATAGTGGTTAG
- the LOC115710561 gene encoding uncharacterized protein LOC115710561 isoform X1, translating into MFRRLGWWVGLNYRSWSGKRLADAQPHPAKIKPVAMFDTVQEIAVYIHRFHNLDLFQQGWYQLKITMRWENSEYNSVGTPARVVQYEAPDIGADDVYGVWMIDDTDNSFSTQPFRIKYARQDVLLSVMISFNLSLGKTEGPPMSAVILKFELMYAPISETGSNLQASLSACSAAVHEFRIPPKALLGLHSYCPVHFDALHAVLVDASVHISLLKGESYIAAEKLPSDSISTTVADGESNGSNQAQGQLDTTDSKAVMLIKSLVAARDILLEELQRFSKAADQVIDLDEFISKMDDIKLSDSVSQGNFSVINGKFSGQGKLQNVSENENGTLDLQCGESLLSLPKSVLLNTLHLLGDQVLYLWNTFLQFHRSNKTRILEYLRDGWAKDRRAEWSIWMVYSKVEMPHHFLNSGTDDSSPHSVHKRVSSIWKLTDDPAQTAAMRAERHRRSIAQMKINNRSIQDMYIFGDPSRIPVLIVERVMNAPTRATSENSYLRHLDVINSPALLSARGSEAVKLTGTNKPKNGRVLKVVVFVHGFQGHHLDLRLVRNQWLLFDPKIECLMSEVNEDKTSGDFREMGLRLAQEVISFLKKKMDKVSRHGILTDIKLSFVGHSIGNIILRTALAESIMEPYLRYLYTYVSISGPHLGYLYSSNSLFNSGLWLLKKFKGTRCIHQLTFTDDSDIQNTFFYNLSKQKTLEHFRHIILLSSPQDGYVPYHSARIDMCQAASWDHSKKGKIFLEMLNDSLDQIRAPSPEQRVFLRCDVNFDTSSYGKNLNTFIGRAAHIEFLESDIFARFVLWSFPELFR; encoded by the exons ATGTTTCGGCGTCTTGGATGGTGGGTTGGTCTAAATTATAGAAGCTGGTCAGGAAAGAGGTTGGCAGATGCCCAGCCTCACCCGGCGAAGATTAAGCCTGTGGCTATGTTTGACACGGTACAGGAGATTGCTGTTTATATTCATAGGTTTCACAATCTCGACCTTTTTCAACAAGG CTGGTATCAACTCAAGATTACCATGCGATGGGAGAACAGCGAGTATAATTCTGTGGGTACTCCAGCAAGAGTTGTCCAATATGAAG CTCCAGATATAGGTGCTGATGACGTATATGGAGTGTGGATGATTGATGATACAGACAATAGCTTTTCAACACAGCCTTTCCGGATAAAATATGCAAGGCAGGATGTGTtgctatcagttatgatatcgTTCAATTTATCTCTTGGCAAAACTGAG GGTCCACCCATGTCAGCTGTAATTTTGAAGTTTGAGCTTATGTATGCACCCATATCGGAGACTgg GTCTAACTTGCAGGCTTCTCTAAGTGCTTGCTCTGCTGCAGTCCATGAATTTCGAATTCCTCCTAAAGCTCTTTTAGGTTTGCATTCATATTGCCCTGTTCATTTTGATGCACTACATGCTGTGCTCGTTGATGCAAGTGTACACATTAGTCTACTTAAAGGTGAATCATATATAGCTGCAGAAAAGCTTCCAAG TGATTCTATTAGTACCACAGTTGCTGATGGTGAAAGTAATGGGTCAAACCAG GCACAGGGTCAGTTGGATACGACGGATTCAAAAGCTGTCATGCTTATCAAGTCATTAGTAGCTGCTCGTGACATTCTACTTGAAGAGTTACAAAGGTTCAGCAAAGCTGCCGATCAAGTTATTGATTTGGATGAGTTTATATCAAAAATGGATGATATAAAGCTTTCTGATTCTGTctctcaaggaaatttttctGTCATAAATGGAAAATTTTCTGGACAAGGCAAGCTACAAAATGTTTCTGAG AATGAGAATGGTACTTTAGACCTACAATGTGGTGAATCACTCCTCTCTTTGCCAAAGAGTGTTCTATTAAACACGCTTCATTTATTGGGCGATCAAGTGTTATATTTATGGAACACATTTTTGCAGTTCCAcag GTCCAATAAAACTAGGATATTGGAATATCTGCGTGATGGTTGGGCTAAAGATAGAAGGGCAGAATGGTCAATATGGATGGTATACTCTAAGGTTGAGATGCCTCATCATTTTTTAAATAGTGGTACAGATGATTCTTCTCCCCATAGTGTTCATAAAAGAGTATCAAGTATTTGGAAGCTCACTGATGAT CCAGCCCAGACTGCTGCTATGCGTGCTGAGCGCCATCGGCGAAGTATTGCTCAAATGAAA ATTAATAATCGGTCAATCCAAGACATGTACATATTTGGAGATCCCTCTCGTATTCCTGTTCTTATTGTGGAGCGTGTCATGAATGCACCAACGCGTGCTACTAGTGAAAATTCTTACTTGAGACATTTGGATGTGATTAATTCACCTGCTTTACTTAGTGCACGTGGCTCTGAAGCTGTTAAGCTAACTGGCACTAACAAACCAAAGAATGGTCGTGTTTTAAAGGTGGTTGTATTCGTGCATGGGTTTCAG GGCCATCATCTGGATTTAAGGCTTGTACGGAATCAATGGCTTTTGTTCGATCCCAAGATAGAGTGTCTTATGTCAGAGGTAAATGAAGACAAAACATCTGGAGACTTTAGAGAAATGGGACTAAGGCTGGCCCAGGAAGTGATTTCTTTCCTAAAGAAAAAAATGGATAAGGTTTCAAGACATGGGATCTTGACTGATATTAAGCTTAGCTTTGTTGGACATTCTATTGGAAATATCATTCTAAGAACGGCACTAGCAG AAAGCATAATGGAGCCATACCTAAGGTACCTGTATACATATGTCTCTATATCCGGTCCACACTTGGGGTATCTCTACAGTTCGAACTCTTTATTTAATTCTGGACTATGGCTTTTGAAGAAGTTCAAGGGCACCCGGTGCATTCACCAACTTACTTTCACGGATGATTCCGACATTCAGAATACATTCTTTTACAACCTGTCCAAG CAAAAGACACTGGAGCACTTCAGGCATATAATCCTGCTATCTTCGCCACAG GACGGTTACGTACCATACCATTCTGCTAGAATTGATATGTGCCAGGCAGCTTCATGGGATCACTCAAAGAAAGGCAAAATATTTTTGGAGATGCTGAATGATTCTTTGGACCAAATTCGGGCTCCTTCACCAGAACAGAGAGTGTTTTTGCGTTGTGATGTCAACTTTGATACTTCTTCCTATGGGAAGAACTTAAACACCTTCATAGGACGAGCTGCTCATATAGAGTTTTTGGAATCTGACATTTTTGCAAGGTTTGTGTTGTGGTCTTTTCCGGAACTATTTCGGTAA
- the LOC115710561 gene encoding uncharacterized protein LOC115710561 isoform X2 — protein MFRRLGWWVGLNYRSWSGKRLADAQPHPAKIKPVAMFDTVQEIAVYIHRFHNLDLFQQGWYQLKITMRWENSEYNSVGTPARVVQYEAPDIGADDVYGVWMIDDTDNSFSTQPFRIKYARQDVLLSVMISFNLSLGKTEGPPMSAVILKFELMYAPISETGSNLQASLSACSAAVHEFRIPPKALLGLHSYCPVHFDALHAVLVDASVHISLLKGESYIAAEKLPSDSISTTVADGESNGSNQAQGQLDTTDSKAVMLIKSLVAARDILLEELQRFSKAADQVIDLDEFISKMDDIKLSDSVSQGNFSVINGKFSGQGKLQNVSENENGTLDLQCGESLLSLPKSVLLNTLHLLGDQVLYLWNTFLQFHRSNKTRILEYLRDGWAKDRRAEWSIWMVYSKVEMPHHFLNSGTDDSSPHSVHKRVSSIWKLTDDPAQTAAMRAERHRRSIAQMKINNRSIQDMYIFGDPSRIPVLIVERVMNAPTRATSENSYLRHLDVINSPALLSARGSEAVKLTGTNKPKNGRVLKVVVFVHGFQGHHLDLRLVRNQWLLFDPKIECLMSEVNEDKTSGDFREMGLRLAQEVISFLKKKMDKVSRHGILTDIKLSFVGHSIGNIILRTALAESIMEPYLRSSRAPGAFTNLLSRMIPTFRIHSFTTCPSKRHWSTSGI, from the exons ATGTTTCGGCGTCTTGGATGGTGGGTTGGTCTAAATTATAGAAGCTGGTCAGGAAAGAGGTTGGCAGATGCCCAGCCTCACCCGGCGAAGATTAAGCCTGTGGCTATGTTTGACACGGTACAGGAGATTGCTGTTTATATTCATAGGTTTCACAATCTCGACCTTTTTCAACAAGG CTGGTATCAACTCAAGATTACCATGCGATGGGAGAACAGCGAGTATAATTCTGTGGGTACTCCAGCAAGAGTTGTCCAATATGAAG CTCCAGATATAGGTGCTGATGACGTATATGGAGTGTGGATGATTGATGATACAGACAATAGCTTTTCAACACAGCCTTTCCGGATAAAATATGCAAGGCAGGATGTGTtgctatcagttatgatatcgTTCAATTTATCTCTTGGCAAAACTGAG GGTCCACCCATGTCAGCTGTAATTTTGAAGTTTGAGCTTATGTATGCACCCATATCGGAGACTgg GTCTAACTTGCAGGCTTCTCTAAGTGCTTGCTCTGCTGCAGTCCATGAATTTCGAATTCCTCCTAAAGCTCTTTTAGGTTTGCATTCATATTGCCCTGTTCATTTTGATGCACTACATGCTGTGCTCGTTGATGCAAGTGTACACATTAGTCTACTTAAAGGTGAATCATATATAGCTGCAGAAAAGCTTCCAAG TGATTCTATTAGTACCACAGTTGCTGATGGTGAAAGTAATGGGTCAAACCAG GCACAGGGTCAGTTGGATACGACGGATTCAAAAGCTGTCATGCTTATCAAGTCATTAGTAGCTGCTCGTGACATTCTACTTGAAGAGTTACAAAGGTTCAGCAAAGCTGCCGATCAAGTTATTGATTTGGATGAGTTTATATCAAAAATGGATGATATAAAGCTTTCTGATTCTGTctctcaaggaaatttttctGTCATAAATGGAAAATTTTCTGGACAAGGCAAGCTACAAAATGTTTCTGAG AATGAGAATGGTACTTTAGACCTACAATGTGGTGAATCACTCCTCTCTTTGCCAAAGAGTGTTCTATTAAACACGCTTCATTTATTGGGCGATCAAGTGTTATATTTATGGAACACATTTTTGCAGTTCCAcag GTCCAATAAAACTAGGATATTGGAATATCTGCGTGATGGTTGGGCTAAAGATAGAAGGGCAGAATGGTCAATATGGATGGTATACTCTAAGGTTGAGATGCCTCATCATTTTTTAAATAGTGGTACAGATGATTCTTCTCCCCATAGTGTTCATAAAAGAGTATCAAGTATTTGGAAGCTCACTGATGAT CCAGCCCAGACTGCTGCTATGCGTGCTGAGCGCCATCGGCGAAGTATTGCTCAAATGAAA ATTAATAATCGGTCAATCCAAGACATGTACATATTTGGAGATCCCTCTCGTATTCCTGTTCTTATTGTGGAGCGTGTCATGAATGCACCAACGCGTGCTACTAGTGAAAATTCTTACTTGAGACATTTGGATGTGATTAATTCACCTGCTTTACTTAGTGCACGTGGCTCTGAAGCTGTTAAGCTAACTGGCACTAACAAACCAAAGAATGGTCGTGTTTTAAAGGTGGTTGTATTCGTGCATGGGTTTCAG GGCCATCATCTGGATTTAAGGCTTGTACGGAATCAATGGCTTTTGTTCGATCCCAAGATAGAGTGTCTTATGTCAGAGGTAAATGAAGACAAAACATCTGGAGACTTTAGAGAAATGGGACTAAGGCTGGCCCAGGAAGTGATTTCTTTCCTAAAGAAAAAAATGGATAAGGTTTCAAGACATGGGATCTTGACTGATATTAAGCTTAGCTTTGTTGGACATTCTATTGGAAATATCATTCTAAGAACGGCACTAGCAG AAAGCATAATGGAGCCATACCTAAG AAGTTCAAGGGCACCCGGTGCATTCACCAACTTACTTTCACGGATGATTCCGACATTCAGAATACATTCTTTTACAACCTGTCCAAG CAAAAGACACTGGAGCACTTCAGGCATATAA